The following are from one region of the Silene latifolia isolate original U9 population chromosome 9, ASM4854445v1, whole genome shotgun sequence genome:
- the LOC141601337 gene encoding protein FAR-RED ELONGATED HYPOCOTYL 3-like, which yields MQKVTVKVGPSICKDTDFLPRFNSIVWDITLTVFEFESKWAEVIKEFNLEDNSWLCSIYFDRAQWIPAYFTDLLMGCILRTTQRSESENSKILRISTLVEFLLRFQIDMDQQRYAQTCLDKDSDHSLPNLVSPLGIEKYASTVYTHAVFKEFQGEVETAICSCGVVGVTHDIDHEYCEVGDGISGKIFRVVYSILTNDASCSCKLFERKGLLCCRIVSVLKGKQITKIPEKYILKRWTNNSYMTTFADAHGTVDENVDATHYHKLVVSNV from the coding sequence atgcaaaAAGTGACTGTTAAAGTAGGTCCATCCATTTGCAAGGATACAGACTTTCTGCCTCGTTTCAATTCAATTGTCTGGGATATTACGTTAACTGTTTTTGAGTTTGAGTCTAAGTGGGCGGAGGTTATCAAAGAATTTAATTTGGAAGATAATTCTTGGTTGTGCAGTATTTATTTTGATCGTGCACAATGGATTCCTGCATATTTTACTGATTTGCTTATGGGTTGTATATTGAGAACTACGCAAAGATCTGAAAGTGAGAATTCAAAAATTTTGAGAATAAGTACTCTGGTTGAATTTTTGTTGAGATTTCAAATTGATATGGACCAGCAGCGTTATGCACAAACCTGCCTTGACAAAGATAGTGATCATTCGCTTCCCAACTTAGTATCGCCACTAGGAATAGAGAAGTATGCTTCAACTGTGTATACCCATGCTGTTTTCAAGGAGTTCCAAGGTGAAGTGGAGACTGCTATATGCTCATGTGGTGTCGTTGGAGTAACACATGACATTGATCATGAGTATTGTGAAGTTGGTGATGGAATTAGTGGCAAAATTTTCAGAGTTGTGTACAGTATTCTGACTAATGATGCTTCTTGTTCATGCAAACTATTTGAAAGGAAAGGACTCTTGTGCTGTCGTATTGTCTCTGTTTTGAAGGGGAAACAAATCACTAAAATACCTGAGAAATATATCTTGAAACGGTGGACAAATAATTCTTACATGACTACTTTTGCTGATGCACACGGCACTGTTGATGAAAACGTTGATGCTACTCACTATCACAAATTAGTTGTCTCTAATGTTTGA